The Symphalangus syndactylus isolate Jambi chromosome 3, NHGRI_mSymSyn1-v2.1_pri, whole genome shotgun sequence genome has a segment encoding these proteins:
- the SLN gene encoding sarcolipin, protein MGINTRELFLNFTIVLITVILMWLLVRSYQY, encoded by the coding sequence ATGGGGATAAACACCCGGGAGCTGTTTCTCAACTTCACTATTGTCTTGATTACAGTTATTCTTATGTGGCTCCTTGTGAGGTCCTATCAGTACTGA